One stretch of Eupeodes corollae chromosome 2, idEupCoro1.1, whole genome shotgun sequence DNA includes these proteins:
- the LOC129944163 gene encoding uncharacterized protein LOC129944163 — protein MKSVICLFAVITIVACYPQREGAAYTNEAIRQAQQTFLIPKDAQIQQVQEGIELGAYEQIPGNQKINLFEILGDQVPSEVINNLQAQVDQIGRN, from the coding sequence atgaaatccgtaatttgtttatttgctgTCATCACCATTGTTGCCTGCTATCCACAACGTGAAGGAGCCGCCTACACAAATGAAGCCATCCGTCAGGCCCAGCAGACATTCTTAATACCCAAGGATGCCCAAATCCAACAGGTGCAAGAAGGAATCGAATTGGGAGCCTACGAACAAATTCCCGGAAATCAGAAGATCAATTTATTCGAAATTCTCGGTGATCAAGTGCCATCAGAAGTGATTAACAATTTACAAGCGCAAGTCGACCAAATTGGAAGGAATTAG